A section of the Streptomyces sp. V3I8 genome encodes:
- a CDS encoding sigma factor-like helix-turn-helix DNA-binding protein has translation MDDDFTARAEAYWPRLTRTALLLTGNTADADRRARTALAEVYARRRIPGDDAEFYVRRALVRDFLRRRPRPLVRSARVLGAQATPAPPPYAPDPLDPLTEVLAALPPRRRAVAVLQHWDGLGHREVAALLGSSPGAVKALRRRAGKALRAHPAYREGPYAGSPALPGPVPRRAVEEAGRTRRRQRRRTTAVLTSAGALLLVPLVMGAVRGTDSGGGGERISVQDTAVRVVTPGERVTAMPGVELWLTKDGTHWSAPGQPNLFHRLDEDGGSGLTVRAETASGGRLLLSGVHRGTREVSRVELRTSEGTFTARVLTLAGSPGWSAWYADTRFPDDGGKLPNDVDVKAYDSAGKLVARTDTPS, from the coding sequence ATGGACGACGACTTCACCGCCCGTGCCGAGGCGTACTGGCCCCGGCTCACGCGTACGGCCCTGCTGCTCACGGGGAACACCGCCGACGCGGACAGACGCGCGAGAACGGCGCTGGCGGAGGTGTACGCCCGGCGCCGGATACCGGGCGACGACGCGGAGTTCTACGTCCGGCGGGCGCTGGTACGGGACTTCCTGCGGCGCCGGCCCCGGCCGCTCGTCCGCTCCGCGCGCGTCCTCGGGGCCCAGGCCACGCCCGCACCGCCGCCGTACGCCCCCGATCCGCTCGACCCGCTCACCGAGGTGCTGGCCGCGCTCCCGCCCCGGCGGCGGGCGGTGGCCGTGCTGCAGCACTGGGACGGGCTGGGCCACCGTGAGGTGGCCGCGCTGCTCGGCTCCTCGCCGGGCGCGGTCAAAGCGCTCCGGCGCCGGGCCGGGAAGGCGCTGCGCGCCCATCCCGCGTACCGCGAGGGCCCGTACGCGGGGAGTCCGGCCCTGCCCGGGCCCGTCCCCCGGCGCGCCGTCGAGGAGGCCGGCCGCACGCGCCGCAGGCAGCGGCGCCGGACCACGGCGGTGCTCACGTCGGCGGGGGCCCTGCTCCTGGTGCCGCTGGTCATGGGAGCCGTCCGCGGCACGGACTCCGGGGGCGGCGGCGAGCGGATATCGGTGCAGGACACGGCGGTCCGGGTCGTCACGCCGGGCGAGCGCGTCACCGCCATGCCCGGTGTGGAGCTGTGGCTGACCAAGGACGGCACGCACTGGTCGGCGCCGGGGCAGCCGAACCTGTTCCACCGCCTGGACGAGGACGGTGGTTCCGGGCTGACCGTCCGGGCGGAGACCGCGTCCGGCGGGCGGCTCCTCCTCTCCGGGGTCCACCGGGGCACCCGCGAGGTGTCGCGCGTCGAACTGCGCACCTCCGAAGGGACGTTCACCGCGCGCGTCCTCACCCTGGCGGGCTCCCCCGGCTGGTCGGCCTGGTACGCGGACACCCGGTTCCCCGACGACGGCGGGAAGTTGCCGAACGACGTCGACGTGAAGGCGTACGACTCCGCGGGCAAGCTCGTCGCACGGACGGACACCCCCTCATGA
- a CDS encoding SigE family RNA polymerase sigma factor gives MTEDEFDGFYAAAFPRLTGQLYAFTGDHGEAQDVVQEAFVRAWDRRREFLADGAPEAWIRTVAMRLAVSRWRRARRWLELVRRNPSPEHTPGPGPERAVLVAALRELPEAQRMAVVLHHLCDLSVEQVASETGAPVGTVKARLSRGRAALARRLGEADELGEREDDRVR, from the coding sequence ATGACGGAGGACGAGTTCGACGGGTTCTACGCGGCCGCGTTCCCCCGGCTGACCGGGCAGCTCTACGCCTTCACCGGTGACCACGGCGAGGCGCAGGACGTCGTCCAGGAGGCGTTCGTCCGGGCCTGGGACCGGCGGCGGGAGTTCCTCGCCGACGGGGCACCCGAGGCCTGGATCCGTACGGTCGCGATGCGGCTCGCGGTGAGCCGCTGGCGGCGGGCCCGGCGCTGGCTGGAACTGGTGCGCCGCAATCCGTCGCCGGAGCACACACCGGGGCCGGGACCGGAGCGGGCCGTCCTCGTGGCGGCGTTGCGGGAGCTGCCCGAGGCACAGCGCATGGCTGTCGTTCTGCACCATCTGTGCGACTTGAGTGTCGAACAGGTAGCCTCCGAAACCGGTGCGCCCGTGGGGACGGTCAAGGCCCGGCTGTCCCGTGGCAGGGCGGCACTGGCACGGCGGCTCGGCGAGGCCGACGAACTGGGTGAGAGGGAGGACGACCGTGTCCGATGA
- a CDS encoding L,D-transpeptidase — protein MSDEPAPGRRPEDRREDRSESGYESGYGNRPGDDVRGADSVGSELAIALRGLAQDHEAPAAVPGAEIRRRAVRRRRRRGAALATAGTAGLGALALVLAVVLTGGEDTRTAPPAAGHGVRTPSPATAVPSPVTVAATVDLARRELTAGGRTLPVSAGVDKSPTPTGLMTVTAKYKVAMVPGTVAGWDQYEVKSAWVVRLRGPDDRTNYLLALGWDEKAPGSYDSTGGAIGMRTADAMWLYGVLDPGSVVEVVGPAPEQPVPTRSATRSATDTGTTDTGTEEATPGAAPPEDAAEVSPPEPTAAPGNGVGADTGADGGVGADEGPVPSR, from the coding sequence GTGTCCGATGAGCCCGCACCCGGCCGCCGGCCCGAGGACCGGCGCGAGGACCGGAGCGAGAGCGGGTACGAGAGCGGGTACGGGAACCGGCCCGGGGACGACGTGCGCGGCGCCGATTCCGTTGGCTCGGAACTGGCCATCGCGCTGCGCGGGCTGGCGCAGGACCACGAGGCTCCGGCCGCCGTCCCGGGGGCCGAGATCCGCCGTCGCGCGGTACGCCGCCGGCGGCGCCGCGGTGCCGCCCTGGCCACCGCGGGAACCGCCGGCCTCGGGGCGCTCGCCCTGGTCCTGGCCGTGGTGCTGACCGGCGGTGAGGACACCCGCACGGCGCCGCCCGCGGCCGGTCACGGCGTGCGGACCCCGTCGCCGGCCACCGCCGTGCCCTCACCGGTCACCGTCGCCGCCACGGTGGACCTCGCCCGGCGGGAACTGACCGCCGGGGGGCGCACCCTGCCCGTCTCCGCCGGGGTGGACAAGTCTCCGACGCCGACGGGGCTGATGACGGTCACCGCCAAGTACAAGGTGGCCATGGTGCCCGGCACCGTGGCGGGCTGGGACCAGTACGAGGTCAAGTCGGCCTGGGTGGTGCGGCTGCGCGGCCCCGACGACCGTACGAACTACCTTCTCGCCCTCGGCTGGGACGAGAAGGCGCCCGGCAGCTACGACAGCACCGGCGGCGCCATCGGGATGCGGACCGCGGACGCGATGTGGCTGTACGGGGTGCTCGACCCGGGATCGGTGGTGGAGGTGGTGGGGCCGGCCCCGGAGCAGCCGGTCCCGACACGCTCGGCCACGCGCTCGGCCACGGACACCGGCACGACGGACACCGGCACGGAGGAAGCGACACCGGGGGCGGCACCGCCGGAGGACGCGGCGGAGGTGTCACCGCCGGAGCCGACGGCGGCCCCGGGCAACGGCGTGGGTGCCGACACCGGCGCGGACGGCGGCGTGGGCGCGGACGAGGGTCCGGTGCCGTCGCGGTAG
- a CDS encoding luciferase family protein: MTAAHRAMALLETWPNLVSGPPRCGTGLAFASAGHEIAHFHSDDSVDLCLTPTAVERLLPQLLHASAIRVRPGASWITVLLDCDADVQLLLGLVSVALKEQGAVPHRRPTPPCDWERPPAVPGPRPGAARRVVDRLMPHAH; the protein is encoded by the coding sequence ATGACCGCGGCTCATCGCGCCATGGCTCTCCTGGAGACCTGGCCGAACCTGGTAAGTGGCCCGCCCCGGTGCGGTACCGGGCTCGCATTCGCCTCGGCGGGACACGAGATCGCCCACTTCCACTCCGACGACTCCGTCGACCTCTGCCTGACCCCCACGGCGGTCGAACGACTGCTCCCCCAACTGCTGCACGCCAGTGCCATCAGGGTGCGCCCGGGCGCCTCCTGGATCACCGTCCTCCTCGACTGCGACGCCGACGTCCAGCTCCTGCTGGGTCTGGTGAGCGTCGCGCTGAAGGAACAGGGCGCGGTCCCGCACCGCCGGCCCACGCCGCCCTGCGACTGGGAACGTCCGCCTGCGGTCCCCGGGCCCCGTCCGGGCGCGGCCCGCCGCGTGGTGGACCGGCTCATGCCGCACGCCCACTGA
- a CDS encoding glycoside hydrolase family 15 protein codes for MPGRIEDYALVGDLLTAALIGRDGSLDWLCLPRFDSPACFAALLGDEDNGRWRIAPVAAYDGGLTSRRRYRGDSLVLETEWETDTGRATVVDFMPRRDGAPCVVRVVEGVAGTVGLRMDLRLRFGYGSVVPWMHREHGQLTGVAGPESVRLSTPVPLAAHGRAHTADFTVTAGERIPSVLTWGPSHLPAPGPVDPFEALRRTEEYWSRWLEPFSYDGTYRDAVVRSLITLKALTYEPTGGIVAAPTTSLPEQPGGVRNWDYRYCWLRDAGMTLEALLRSGFTAEADAWRGWLERAVAGRPQDIQIMYGIGGERRLTEWTADWLPGYEGSRPVRIGNGAALQQQLDVPGELMDTLSLALGAGLRPQRHLVALQRAVLDHLEKVWSRPDQGLWETRGEPRHHVHSKVMCWVAFDRAVRLAEEHGRPGPVAHWRGVRDRIHREVCERGFDPARSTFTQSYGSRALDAALLLIPRTGFLPPDDPRIVGTVAAVERELADGDGLVRRYSTGRAAGGGAVGPDGLTGGEGAFLACSFWLADALRLTGREDEARSLFERLLLLRNDVGLLAEEYDPLARRQLGNFPQAFTHVPLVRAAYGLDGHATGPARGTVP; via the coding sequence GTGCCGGGAAGGATCGAGGACTACGCCCTCGTCGGAGACCTGCTGACCGCCGCCCTGATCGGCCGCGACGGCAGCCTCGACTGGCTGTGCCTGCCCCGCTTCGACTCCCCCGCCTGCTTCGCCGCGCTGCTGGGCGACGAGGACAACGGCCGCTGGCGGATCGCCCCGGTGGCCGCGTACGACGGCGGCCTGACCTCCCGGCGCCGCTACCGCGGGGACTCCCTCGTCCTGGAGACCGAGTGGGAGACGGACACCGGCCGGGCCACCGTCGTCGACTTCATGCCGCGCCGCGACGGCGCCCCCTGTGTCGTACGCGTCGTCGAGGGCGTGGCCGGCACGGTCGGCCTGCGCATGGACCTGCGGCTGCGCTTCGGGTACGGGAGCGTGGTGCCCTGGATGCACCGCGAGCACGGGCAGCTCACGGGGGTCGCCGGCCCCGAGTCGGTGCGGCTGTCCACCCCGGTCCCGCTGGCCGCGCACGGGCGGGCCCACACCGCCGACTTCACCGTCACCGCGGGCGAGCGCATCCCCTCCGTCCTCACCTGGGGGCCCTCCCACCTGCCCGCGCCCGGCCCGGTGGACCCCTTCGAGGCGCTGCGCCGCACGGAGGAGTACTGGAGCCGCTGGCTGGAGCCCTTCTCGTACGACGGCACCTACCGTGACGCGGTCGTACGGTCCCTCATCACCCTCAAGGCCCTCACCTACGAGCCGACCGGCGGCATCGTCGCCGCGCCCACCACCTCGCTGCCCGAACAGCCCGGCGGAGTACGCAACTGGGACTACCGCTACTGCTGGCTGCGGGACGCCGGCATGACCCTGGAGGCACTGCTGCGCAGCGGCTTCACCGCCGAGGCGGACGCCTGGCGCGGCTGGCTGGAACGGGCGGTGGCCGGCCGCCCGCAGGACATCCAGATCATGTACGGCATCGGCGGCGAGCGCCGGCTCACCGAGTGGACGGCCGACTGGCTGCCCGGGTACGAGGGGTCGCGTCCGGTACGCATCGGCAACGGCGCGGCGCTGCAGCAACAGCTCGACGTACCGGGCGAGTTGATGGACACCCTGTCCCTGGCGCTGGGCGCGGGACTGCGTCCCCAGCGGCATCTCGTCGCGCTCCAGCGGGCCGTGCTCGACCATCTGGAGAAGGTGTGGTCCCGCCCCGACCAGGGGCTGTGGGAGACGCGCGGCGAACCCCGCCACCACGTCCACTCCAAGGTCATGTGCTGGGTCGCCTTCGACCGCGCGGTCCGGCTGGCCGAGGAGCACGGGCGCCCCGGGCCCGTCGCGCACTGGCGCGGCGTCCGGGACCGTATCCACCGGGAGGTCTGCGAGCGCGGCTTCGACCCGGCGCGCTCCACGTTCACGCAGTCCTACGGCTCGCGCGCCCTGGACGCCGCGCTGCTGCTCATCCCGCGCACCGGCTTCCTGCCGCCGGACGACCCGCGGATCGTCGGCACGGTCGCCGCCGTCGAGCGCGAGCTGGCGGACGGTGACGGCCTCGTCCGCCGCTACTCGACGGGCCGCGCCGCGGGGGGTGGAGCCGTCGGCCCCGACGGGCTGACCGGCGGCGAGGGCGCCTTCCTGGCCTGCTCCTTCTGGCTCGCGGACGCCCTGCGGCTGACCGGCCGCGAGGACGAGGCCCGGAGCCTGTTCGAACGGCTGCTGCTCCTGCGCAACGACGTCGGACTGCTGGCCGAGGAGTACGACCCCCTCGCCCGGCGCCAACTGGGCAACTTCCCGCAGGCGTTCACGCATGTCCCGCTCGTGCGGGCGGCCTACGGGCTCGACGGCCACGCGACCGGTCCGGCACGCGGAACCGTTCCGTGA
- a CDS encoding FkbM family methyltransferase: protein MQTLYRRLLGILPRIGVRVVDLGPGTALVFRRGERTVVPVGRGADLVARGKERYTVTDAGADTWVVARGSTGRSVTSVPLGGAGARLLLDGTVPADGEREFQLAASHYLCAQHVAALLELNRVNCVFDVGANTGQYGKGLRRFGYTGRIVSFEPVSDTFAKLRKSAAGDPDWHVYNFALGREEAVRSIHVDWKSMNSLLPPSEYGKERYRRFAKGRTEEIEIRRLDDVMQKALEGIEDPRPYLKMDTQGFDMEVFAGAGERIPEFVGMQSEVAALQLYEGSPAMGEAVAAYEAAGFGVTGMYPVTRDPATGRVVEFDCVMVRTGPH from the coding sequence ATGCAGACCCTTTACAGAAGACTGCTCGGCATCCTCCCGCGCATAGGCGTGCGGGTGGTCGACCTCGGTCCCGGTACGGCTCTGGTGTTCCGGCGGGGCGAACGGACCGTCGTCCCCGTGGGACGCGGGGCCGATCTGGTCGCCCGCGGCAAGGAGCGGTACACGGTCACGGACGCCGGCGCGGACACCTGGGTGGTGGCCCGCGGCTCCACGGGGCGGAGCGTGACGAGCGTCCCCCTCGGCGGCGCCGGGGCGCGGCTGCTCCTCGACGGGACGGTACCGGCGGACGGGGAGCGGGAGTTCCAGCTCGCCGCCTCCCACTACCTGTGCGCCCAGCATGTGGCGGCCCTGCTGGAACTGAACCGCGTGAACTGCGTGTTCGACGTCGGGGCCAACACCGGACAGTACGGGAAGGGGCTGCGGCGGTTCGGGTACACCGGGCGCATCGTGTCGTTCGAGCCGGTCTCCGACACGTTCGCGAAGCTGCGGAAGTCCGCTGCGGGCGATCCCGACTGGCACGTGTACAACTTCGCGCTCGGGCGTGAGGAGGCCGTCCGGTCGATCCACGTGGACTGGAAGTCCATGAACTCGCTGCTGCCGCCCAGCGAGTACGGCAAGGAGCGGTACCGGCGGTTCGCCAAGGGGCGTACCGAGGAGATCGAGATCCGGCGGCTCGACGACGTGATGCAGAAGGCGCTGGAGGGGATCGAGGACCCGCGGCCGTATCTGAAGATGGACACGCAGGGCTTCGACATGGAGGTGTTCGCGGGGGCGGGCGAGCGGATCCCGGAGTTCGTGGGGATGCAGTCCGAGGTCGCCGCCCTCCAGCTGTACGAGGGGAGTCCGGCGATGGGGGAGGCCGTGGCCGCGTACGAGGCGGCGGGCTTCGGGGTCACCGGGATGTACCCCGTCACCCGGGACCCCGCGACCGGCCGGGTCGTGGAGTTCGACTGCGTGATGGTGCGGACGGGGCCCCACTGA